From the Salinimicrobium tongyeongense genome, one window contains:
- a CDS encoding LytR/AlgR family response regulator transcription factor — protein sequence MIKAVIIDDELKARDLLEKTLDRYFPNRVNIVEKCNSVDAGVAAIRNHEPELVFLDIQMPEKNGFELFKNGVYQFSRI from the coding sequence ATGATAAAAGCAGTAATTATCGATGATGAGCTTAAAGCCCGCGATTTGCTGGAGAAGACCCTTGACAGGTATTTTCCCAACCGGGTAAATATTGTGGAGAAATGCAATTCGGTAGATGCAGGGGTGGCGGCAATTAGGAACCATGAGCCGGAGCTAGTTTTTCTGGATATTCAAATGCCTGAAAAGAATGGTTTTGAGCTTTTTAAAAATGGGGTTTATCAATTTTCGCGGATTTAA
- a CDS encoding PorP/SprF family type IX secretion system membrane protein: MKRYINKITVLFLIFTGTTFYAQQQNSYTFYRQNMNIVNPAYAGADGNTTFAGIFRSQWSGVKNAPEAQAFSFGTYAGKRVGVGLSVENDRTFVEKQTFVTADFSYRLPMNEQLDLFLGLKAGGNFYDVKTSELETWNYDLDPSLVGLSRFNPNVGVGAYLRHEKYYISLSAPKILETKRAREEEGIVTTAADRVHMYLSGGYDFRLNSTLELKPSVMLRYVNGAPVSVDFTALMNIHNNFEVGAAYRTDEAISGLALIKVIDWFDFGYAYESSLRSELQNTSNGTHELFVRFTLKD; encoded by the coding sequence ATGAAAAGATATATCAATAAAATTACCGTATTGTTCCTGATATTCACCGGAACAACTTTTTATGCGCAACAACAGAATTCGTACACTTTTTACCGCCAGAACATGAACATCGTGAACCCGGCTTATGCCGGGGCCGATGGGAATACCACTTTTGCAGGTATTTTCAGGAGTCAGTGGAGTGGGGTGAAAAATGCCCCCGAGGCCCAGGCTTTTTCCTTTGGCACCTATGCCGGGAAAAGAGTGGGTGTGGGCCTTTCGGTAGAAAATGACCGCACTTTTGTGGAAAAGCAAACCTTTGTAACTGCCGACTTTTCTTACAGGCTGCCCATGAACGAGCAACTCGATCTTTTTCTTGGCCTGAAAGCAGGTGGGAACTTTTATGATGTGAAAACCTCCGAACTTGAGACCTGGAATTACGACCTGGATCCTTCGCTGGTTGGCCTTAGCCGGTTCAACCCCAACGTAGGGGTGGGGGCTTATTTAAGGCATGAGAAATACTATATTTCTCTGTCGGCCCCAAAGATCCTGGAGACCAAGCGGGCCCGCGAAGAGGAAGGCATAGTAACCACGGCGGCAGACAGGGTGCATATGTATTTAAGCGGAGGATACGACTTCAGGCTGAACAGCACCCTGGAGTTAAAACCTTCTGTGATGCTGCGCTACGTAAATGGAGCCCCGGTTTCCGTAGATTTTACGGCCCTTATGAACATTCATAACAACTTTGAAGTGGGAGCAGCTTACCGGACCGATGAGGCCATAAGCGGCCTTGCCCTGATCAAGGTGATCGACTGGTTTGACTTTGGGTACGCCTACGAATCTTCCCTGCGTTCAGAATTACAAAATACAAGCAACGGCACCCATGAGCTGTTCGTAAGGTTTACGCTGAAGGATTAG